Proteins found in one Drosophila busckii strain San Diego stock center, stock number 13000-0081.31 chromosome 2R, ASM1175060v1, whole genome shotgun sequence genomic segment:
- the LOC108603313 gene encoding derlin-2, giving the protein MKANLSNMNALRQFYMEIPIVTRAYTTVCVLTTLAVHLDLVSPLQLYFNPTLIVRKFQIWRLATTFLYFGTIGISFFFNMVFTYRYCRMLEDGSFRGRSSDFVMMFVFGAVLMTFFGIFVNLLFLGQAFTLMLVYVWSRRNPMVPMNFFGVLNFQAPYLPWVLLCCSMILGNTVWVDIIGMGVGHIYYVLEDVYPQLSNGYRLIKTPYFLKRIFNEHVERNYQAPMEDRPGGFMWGGDGQQIIAEPDQNGDADAAERREPPAQ; this is encoded by the exons ATGAAAGCAAACTTGTCAAATATGAACGCGTTGCGACAATTCTATATGGAGATACCGATTGTTACTCGGGCATATACTACGGTCTGTGTGCTCACAACGTTGGCTGTG CACCTAGATCTAGTGTCGCCGCTGCAGCTGTACTTTAATCCCACATTAATAGTGCGGAAGTTTCAAATTTGGCGCCTGGCCACAACATTCCTATACTTTGGCACTATTGGCATTAGTTTCTTCTTCAACATGGTATTTACATATCGTTATTGCCGCATGCTGGAGGACGGTTCATTTAGAGGGCGCAGTTCTGACTTTGTCATGATGTTTGTATTTGGAGCCGTGTTAATGACCTTCTTTGGCATCTTTGTCAATCTGCTATTTTTGGGTCAGGCATTTACCTTAATGTTGGTGTATGTGTGGTCCAGACGTAATCCAATGGTGCCAATGAATTTCTTCGGTGTACTTAACTTTCAG GCACCCTATTTGCCATGGGTTTTACTATGCTGCTCGATGATATTGGGTAATACAGTGTGGGTGGATATTATTGGCATGGGTGTTGGTCACATTTACTATGTTCTGGAAGATGTGTATCCTCAACTCTCCAATGGGTATCGATTGATTAAAACTCCATATTTCTT AAAGCGTATTTTTAATGAGCATGTTGAGCGAAATTACCAGGCACCGATGGAGGATCGGCCAGGCGGATTTATGTGGGGTGGCGATGGGCAACAAATAATAGCCGAGCCTGATCAAAATGGGGATGCAGATGCTGCAGAGCGTCGAGAGCCACCagcacaataa
- the LOC108604704 gene encoding COP9 signalosome complex subunit 5 isoform X2 encodes MDVDAAQKTWELENNIKTLPSCDEIFRYDAEQQRQIIDAKPWEKDPHFFKDIKISALALLKMVMHARSGGTLEVMGLMLGKVEDNTMIVMDAFALPVEGTETRVNAQAQAYEYMTAYMEAAKEVGRLEHAVGWYHSHPGYGCWLSGIDVSTQMLNQTYQEPFVAIVVDPVRTVSAGKVCLGAFRTYPKGYKPPNEEPSEYQTIPLNKIEDFGVHCKQYYPLEISYFKSALDRKLLDSLWNKYWVNTLGSSGLLTNTEYTTGQIMDLSEKLEQSENFLGTDINEKRSEDKLSKATRDCSRSTIELIHGLMAQIVKDKLFNKVGLGK; translated from the exons ATGGACGTAGATGCAGCGCAAAAGACATGGGAATTGGAAAATAACATAAAGACACTGCCAAGCTGCGATGAAATATTTCGGTATGATgccgagcagcagcgtcaaatTATTGATGCCAAGCCGTGGGAGAAAGATCCTCATTTTTTTAAAGACATAAAGATATCTGCGCTAGCACTTTTGAAGATGGTTATGCATGCTCGTTCAGGCGGCACATTGGAGGTGATGGGACTAATGCTAGGCAAAGTTGAAGACAACACAATG ATTGTGATGGACGCGTTCGCGTTACCAGTCGAAGGCACTGAAACTCGGGTCAACGCTCAGGCACAGGCCTATGAATACATGACTGCTTATATGGAGGCCGCCAAAGAGGTGGGACGTCTTGAGCATGCCGTTGGCTGGTATCATAGCCATCCCGGCTACGGTTGTTGGCTGTCAGGCATTGATGTATCAACGCAGATGCTCAACCAAACCTATCAGGAGCCATTTGTGGCCATTGTCGTTGATCCTGTGCGCACTGTATCTGCTGGCAAAGTATGTCTCGGTGCGTTCCGCACCTATCCAAAGGGATACAAACCACCAAATGAGGAACCCTCAGAGTACCAGACTATACcgctaaataaaattgaagatTTCGGGGTGCACTGCAAGCAGTACTATCCGCTTGAAATAAGCTATTTTAAATCGGCTTTGGACCGCAAGCTGCTCGATTCATTGTGGAACAAATATTGGGTGAACACCCTTGGCAGTTCAGGTCTTTTGACAAACACGGAGTACACTACGGGTCAAATAATGGACTTGTCTGAGAAGCTTGAGCAAAGTGAAAACTTTTTAG GCACtgatataaatgaaaaacgtTCCGAGGACAAACTCTCCAAGGCGACACGGGATTGCAGTCGTTCAACAATCGAGCTGATACATGGCCTGATGGCTCAAATCGTAAAGGACAAGCTATTCAACAAAGTTGGCCTTGGCAAATAA
- the LOC108604704 gene encoding COP9 signalosome complex subunit 5 isoform X1: MDVDAAQKTWELENNIKTLPSCDEIFRYDAEQQRQIIDAKPWEKDPHFFKDIKISALALLKMVMHARSGGTLEVMGLMLGKVEDNTMIVMDAFALPVEGTETRVNAQAQAYEYMTAYMEAAKEVGRLEHAVGWYHSHPGYGCWLSGIDVSTQMLNQTYQEPFVAIVVDPVRTVSAGKVCLGAFRTYPKGYKPPNEEPSEYQTIPLNKIEDFGVHCKQYYPLEISYFKSALDRKLLDSLWNKYWVNTLGSSGLLTNTEYTTGQIMDLSEKLEQSENFLGRGTDINEKRSEDKLSKATRDCSRSTIELIHGLMAQIVKDKLFNKVGLGK; encoded by the exons ATGGACGTAGATGCAGCGCAAAAGACATGGGAATTGGAAAATAACATAAAGACACTGCCAAGCTGCGATGAAATATTTCGGTATGATgccgagcagcagcgtcaaatTATTGATGCCAAGCCGTGGGAGAAAGATCCTCATTTTTTTAAAGACATAAAGATATCTGCGCTAGCACTTTTGAAGATGGTTATGCATGCTCGTTCAGGCGGCACATTGGAGGTGATGGGACTAATGCTAGGCAAAGTTGAAGACAACACAATG ATTGTGATGGACGCGTTCGCGTTACCAGTCGAAGGCACTGAAACTCGGGTCAACGCTCAGGCACAGGCCTATGAATACATGACTGCTTATATGGAGGCCGCCAAAGAGGTGGGACGTCTTGAGCATGCCGTTGGCTGGTATCATAGCCATCCCGGCTACGGTTGTTGGCTGTCAGGCATTGATGTATCAACGCAGATGCTCAACCAAACCTATCAGGAGCCATTTGTGGCCATTGTCGTTGATCCTGTGCGCACTGTATCTGCTGGCAAAGTATGTCTCGGTGCGTTCCGCACCTATCCAAAGGGATACAAACCACCAAATGAGGAACCCTCAGAGTACCAGACTATACcgctaaataaaattgaagatTTCGGGGTGCACTGCAAGCAGTACTATCCGCTTGAAATAAGCTATTTTAAATCGGCTTTGGACCGCAAGCTGCTCGATTCATTGTGGAACAAATATTGGGTGAACACCCTTGGCAGTTCAGGTCTTTTGACAAACACGGAGTACACTACGGGTCAAATAATGGACTTGTCTGAGAAGCTTGAGCAAAGTGAAAACTTTTTAGGTCGCG GCACtgatataaatgaaaaacgtTCCGAGGACAAACTCTCCAAGGCGACACGGGATTGCAGTCGTTCAACAATCGAGCTGATACATGGCCTGATGGCTCAAATCGTAAAGGACAAGCTATTCAACAAAGTTGGCCTTGGCAAATAA
- the LOC108604703 gene encoding soluble guanylate cyclase 89Da, producing MYGMLYESVQHYVQEEYGKEVWSKVCAIVDCKHSSFKTHQIYPDKLMPDIAAALSACTGETFDFCMNFFGKCFVRFFSNFGYDKMIRSTGRYFCDFLQSIDNIHLIMRFTYPKMKSPSMQLTNMDDEGAVILYRSSRTGMSKYLIGQMTEVAREFYGLQIKAYVIESQNDINGGTAGPIRLTDGPLTVIVKYRLDFDNREYMAKRVNTVVHPSQLKMPAVDLKVFLELFPFTIVLNHEMKITHAGEKVVETWIMHNPGANPKAFLGAHVMDLFHCRRPKDTNIDWDTLIQMRTVLFELELIRTGHNRAAYDAVLNMDFENYDDMLLNEAQSLVMQKAKEFSAEHTSDIDEGEESDEIIDPATGQRRSSQGLRSILLKGQMFYIKDVDSLIFLCSPLIENLDELHGIGLYLNDLNPHGLSRELVMAGWQHCSKLEILFEKEEQRSDELEKSLELADSWKRQGDELLYSMIPRPIAERMRLGQEHVCQSFEEVSVIFIEVMNIYDSGSNNIQEAMQAVNTLNKVFSALDEEIISPFVYKVETVGMVYMAVSGAPDINPRHAEHACDMALRVMKKITSQNLSDVVIRVGINSGPVVAGVVGLKVPRYCLFGDTVNTASRMESSAEPWRIQLSNYTAEKVREVGYKVKSRGTVAVKGKGEMETYWLLDGPE from the coding sequence ATGTATGGTATGCTATATGAAAGCGTTCAGCACTATGTGCAAGAGGAATATGGTAAAGAAGTGTGGAGCAAGGTGTGCGCCATAGTAGATTGCAAACACAGCAGTTTTAAAACGCATCAAATATATCCGGATAAATTAATGCCCGACATTGCGGCTGCTTTGTCGGCCTGTACAGGCGAAACGTTTGACTTTTGCATGAACTTTTTTGGAAAATGCTTTGTCCGATTTTTCAGTAATTTCGGCTACGACAAGATGATACGTTCTACAGGTCGTTATTTTTGTGACTTTCTACAGTCCATTGATAACATACACTTGATAATGCGATTCACATATCCCAAGATGAAGTCACCCAGCATGCAATTAACCAATATGGATGATGAGGGAGCTGTTATACTATATCGGAGTAGCCGTACGGGCATGTCCAAATACCTAATCGGTCAGATGACTGAGGTGGCTCGCGAGTTTTATGGTCTGCAGATAAAAGCTTATGTTATTGAGAGTCAAAACGACATCAATGGCGGTACAGCTGGACCCATTAGACTTACAGATGGCCCATTAACGGTCATAGTAAAATATCGCCTTGACTTTGATAATAGGGAGTATATGGCCAAGCGTGTCAATACGGTAGTACATCCCTCGCAGCTTAAGATGCCTGCCGTGGacttaaaagtatttttagaGCTCTTTCCATTCACAATTGTACTCAAtcatgaaatgaaaataacgCATGCTGGAGAAAAAGTTGTTGAAACATGGATCATGCATAATCCAGGAGCCAATCCGAAAGCATTTCTTGGCGCCCATGTCATGGATCTCTTTCACTGTCGCCGCCCGAAGGACACCAACATTGATTGGGACACCTTAATTCAAATGCGAACCGTTCTATTTGAACTTGAACTCATACGCACTGGACACAACCGGGCTGCATATGATGCTGTTCTAAACATGGACTTTGAAAACTATGACGATATGTTGTTGAACGAAGCGCAGTCCTTGGTTATGCAAAAGGCGAAAGAGTTTAGTGCGGAGCATACAAGCGATATAGATGAAGGCGAAGAAAGCGATGAGATAATCGATCCAGCCACCGGCCAACGCCGTTCTTCACAGGGTCTTCGCTCTATTTTGCTTAAAGGGCAAATGTTTTACATTAAGGATGTGGACTCTCTTATATTTCTATGCAGTCCCTTGATAGAGAATTTGGATGAGCTTCATGGCATTGGTTTGTACCTTAACGATCTTAATCCTCATGGCCTAAGTCGTGAGCTTGtcatggctggctggcaacatTGTTCCAAGCTGGAAATATTGTTTGAAAAAGAAGAGCAACGATCGGATGAGTTGGAAAAGTCTTTGGAGCTAGCGGACTCGTGGAAGCGACAAGGAGATGAACTGCTTTACTCCATGATTCCGCGTCCGATTGCTGAGCGAATGCGATTAGGTCAAGAGCACGTTTGTCAAAGTTTTGAAGAAGTCTCCGTTATTTTTATTGAGGTCATGAACATCTACGATAGTGGCTCAAATAATATACAAGAAGCCATGCAGGCTGTAAATACCTTGAATAAGGTATTTTCGGCGCTAGACGAGGAAATCATATCACCATTTGTGTATAAAGTAGAAACCGTGGGTATGGTCTACATGGCCGTATCAGGTGCACCTGATATTAATCCCCGGCACGCCGAACATGCCTGCGACATGGCACTACGCGTTATGAAGAAAATAACATCACAAAATCTGTCGGATGTAGTTATTCGTGTGGGTATCAATTCTGGTCCAGTGGTGGCTGGTGTCGTGGGGCTGAAGGTTCCGCGCTATTGTCTATTTGGAGACACTGTCAACACTGCCTCGCGCATGGAGAGCAGTGCTGAACCTTGGAGAATACAACTATCCAATTATACAGCCGAAAAGGTGCGGGAAGTGGGATATAAAGTAAAATCACGCGGCACTGTCGCCGTCAAAGGAAAGGGCGAAATGGAAACTTATTGGCTACTGGACGGACCCGAGTAA